The Novosphingobium resinovorum nucleotide sequence TGCTGCTGATCCACGGCATGTCGGACGACAACGTGGTGTTCGAGAACAGCACCACCCTCATCGCGAAGATGCAGGGTGAGGCGACGCCGTTCGAGATGATGCTCTATCCTGGCCAGACCCACGCCGTGCGCGGCCCGCGCATCAGCGTGCACCTGTGGAACAGCATCTTCGGCTTCCTCGAACGCCACGGGGTGAAGCCGGAGGAATAACTCCGGACCATCACCTCGTCATTGCGAGCGTAGCGAAGCAATCCAGAGCCGCGTAAACCGCCCTGGATTGCTCCGCTACGCTCGCAATGACGAGGTTGGTGAAAAGTTCAGGCGGCCTTCCTGCGCCGCACCATCTCGCGCTCGTCCGAGCGTAGCGTCAGCACCGATACGCCGGTGGCGGTGACGGCGACGGTATGTTCGAACTGGGCGGACAGCGAGCCGTCCTTCGTCCGCACCGTCCAGCCGTCGTCTTCCGTCCAGACGCTGCGGCGTCCGCGATTGAGCATCGGCTCGATGGTGAAGACCATACCCTCGCGCAGCATCATCCCGGTGTTCGGCCTGCCGAAGTGGAGGATCTGCGGGTCCTCGTGCATCTCGCGGCCGATGCCGTGGCCGCAGTATTCGCGCACGATCGAATAGCCGTGGCGCTTGGCGTGCTTCTCGATCGCCGCGCCGATATCGCCCAGCCTTGCGCCCGGACGGACGGTGCGGATGCCTATCCACAGGGCCTCGTAAGTGACCTGGACCAGCCTGCGCGCTGCCGGATCGACATTGCCAACCATGTAGGTCTTGCTGGAATCGGCGATGAAACCGTCCTTCTCCAGCGTGATGTCGAAATTGACGATGTCTCCGTCGCGCAGCACGTCCGACGACGACGGCACACCATGGCAGACGACGTCGTTGACCGAGGAATTGAGCACGAAGCCGTAACCGTACTGCCCCTTGCTGGCAGGGCGCGACTTGAGATCATCGACGATGAACCGCTCGACGAGGGTATCTATATCGAGCGTCGACTTGCCGATGAGCGGCACGGTGTCGAGCATCTCGAAAACCGAGGCCAGCAGCCGCCCCGCCTGCGCCATCAGCGCCAGTTCTTCGGGAGTCTTGGTCACGCCGCCTCAATCCTCAACGGTGAAGATTGGGCCAGCGTCGGCGGCAGGACCCCGGCCGAGCTGAGTTCCCGCTCCATGATCTGGGCGAAGCTGAGGCCGGGATTGGTCTCGCACAGCATGCCGACCTTGATCCAGTACGCGGCCTGCGCGTTGATCGAGCGGCAGGAAACCTTGCTCGCGCGGCGGACCTGCTCGTGCAGGTCGTCATCGATGCTCACGATGCCCATCGGGAAGTTCCATATATGATTCGTATATGAACCATATATCGCAGGCTTCGCGCATCGCAAGAGTGCCCCGCCGCGATCGACTCGCGGCGGGGCGGTTAGGCATCAGCGCGCCGGGCCGCCGAAGCGGAAGCTGGCTTCCACGCCCAGCGTGCGCGGGCGCAGGCGGTTCGAGGTGATGTCGAAGCTCGTCGGACCGATCTGCTGCACCTGACGGAAGCTGGTGGCGCCGTTCTCGTCGGTCAGGTTGTCGGCGAACAGGGCGATGGTCAGCTGCGCGAACTCGACGCCAATCCGCGCGTCCACGCGGTCGATCGTGTCGCCCGGCAGGAACGCGGCGTAGGACGAATTGCGGCGCGGCGAGCTGTGCTGCCAGCCCACCCGGCCGAACGCCTGCACGGTGTCGGTGATCGCAGCCGCATAGTCGATCGAGGCGTTGGCGGTGAACTTCGCCACGTCGTCCACGGCCGAACCCTTGACGATGGCCGTGCCCGCTACCGCGTCGGTGTACTCGGCATCGACGTATGCGCCGCCCGCCGAGAGCGTCAGGCCCGAGACCGGCTGCGCGACGAGGCTCAGTTCGGCGCCCTTGGTGTGGGTGCCGTTGGAATTGACCAGTCCGTTGAAGGACGTTCCCGGGATCGGGATGCGGACCGCCACGTCCTTCCAGTCGCTGTAGAATACCGCAGCCTCAATCGAGAGCTTGCGCTCCCACAGCTCGGCCTTGGCGCCCACTTCATAGGTCCAGATCGAATCCTGGCTCAGTGCCGCGGGCAGTTCGACGCCGTAGATCGGACCGAGGATCAGCGGCACCGTCGGCTGCAACTGGCCCGAGCGGAAGCCCTTGGCGGCGCTGGCATA carries:
- the map gene encoding type I methionyl aminopeptidase produces the protein MTKTPEELALMAQAGRLLASVFEMLDTVPLIGKSTLDIDTLVERFIVDDLKSRPASKGQYGYGFVLNSSVNDVVCHGVPSSSDVLRDGDIVNFDITLEKDGFIADSSKTYMVGNVDPAARRLVQVTYEALWIGIRTVRPGARLGDIGAAIEKHAKRHGYSIVREYCGHGIGREMHEDPQILHFGRPNTGMMLREGMVFTIEPMLNRGRRSVWTEDDGWTVRTKDGSLSAQFEHTVAVTATGVSVLTLRSDEREMVRRRKAA
- a CDS encoding ParD-like family protein — translated: MGIVSIDDDLHEQVRRASKVSCRSINAQAAYWIKVGMLCETNPGLSFAQIMERELSSAGVLPPTLAQSSPLRIEAA